A window of the Candidatus Jettenia caeni genome harbors these coding sequences:
- a CDS encoding nitrate oxidoreductase alpha subunit NarG, whose translation MKLTRRTFLQVTGATGATFTLANKAMAFRLLKPAVEVGNPLDAYPDRAWESVYREQYRYDRTFTYCCSPNDTHACRVRAFVRNEVLMRVEQNYDHQNYADLYGNKATRNWNPRMCLKGYTFHRRVYGPYRLRYPLIRKGWKQWADDGFPELTPENKSKYMFDARGQDELLKASWDDAWTYAAKGIIHITKKYSGEEGARKLLDQGYPKEMVDAMKGAGTRTFKGRGGMGLLGVIGKYGMYRFNNSLALVDSHNRGVGPDKALGGRNWSNYTWHGDQAPGHPFSHGLQTSDVDMNDVRFSKLVIQTGKNLIENKMPEAHWLTQVFERGGKLVVITPEYSPSAQKADYWIPIKCNTDTALFLGITRILMDEKLYDADYVKKFTDFPLLVRTDTLKRLQAKDIFPDYKLEDISHGASYKIHGLHDDQREIIGDFVVWDAKTKSPKAITRDDVGDKLVAKGIDPALDGTFKVKTVDGKEIEVMPLFEMYKIHLKDYDIDSVVEMTNSPKELIVRLAHDIATIKPVAIHYGEGINHWFHATLMNRSTYLPLMLTGNIGYPGSGSHTWAGNYKAGNFQASKWSGPGFYGWVAEDVFNPNLDPDAPAMDLKVKGRAYDEEVAYWNHNDRPLIVDTPKYGRKCFTGKTHMPTPTKIMWFTNVNLVNNAKHVYQMLKNVNPNIEQIMSNDIEMTGSIEYADFAFPANSWAEFETHEITTSCSNPFIQIWKGGIKPVNDSKDDVMILAGMAAKLGELLRDMRFHDVWKFALEGRPEVYIQRLLDGSTTTKGYSFVDIINGKYGEPGVALLLYRTYPRHPFWEQVHESIPFYTPTGRLQGYNDESEIIEYGENFIVHREGPEATQYLPNVIVSTNPYIRPDDYGIPEDAEHWDERTVRNIKKSWAETKKTKNFLWEKGYKFYCVTPKSRHTVHSQWAVTDWNFIWNNNFGDPYRMDKRMPGVGEHQIHMNPEAAKDLGINDGDYVYVDANPADRPYEGWKPSDPFYKVARLMLRCKYNPAYPYGVTMMKHSAWISTERSVKAHETRPDGRALSAGTGYQSSFRYGSQQSITRDWSMPMHQLDSLFHKAKIGMKFVFGFEADNHGINTVPKETLVKITKAEDGGIGGKGLWDPAKTGYTAGNENDFMKKYLSGELIKVEKA comes from the coding sequence ATGAAACTTACGAGGAGGACTTTCCTACAGGTGACAGGCGCAACGGGTGCGACCTTTACCCTTGCCAATAAGGCAATGGCGTTCAGGTTGTTAAAGCCCGCCGTAGAAGTTGGAAACCCCCTGGATGCTTATCCAGACCGTGCATGGGAAAGTGTATATCGAGAACAGTACCGGTACGATCGTACCTTCACTTATTGTTGCTCTCCCAATGATACCCATGCCTGTAGAGTGAGGGCGTTTGTGAGAAACGAAGTACTCATGAGGGTTGAACAGAATTATGATCATCAGAACTACGCAGACCTGTATGGAAATAAGGCTACAAGGAACTGGAACCCCAGAATGTGCCTGAAAGGATATACCTTCCATCGCAGGGTATACGGTCCCTATCGGTTACGGTATCCTCTGATACGAAAGGGATGGAAGCAATGGGCTGATGATGGATTCCCGGAACTAACACCGGAAAATAAATCAAAGTATATGTTTGATGCCAGAGGTCAGGATGAACTCTTAAAGGCCTCCTGGGATGACGCCTGGACCTATGCAGCAAAGGGCATTATCCACATTACCAAAAAGTATAGCGGGGAAGAAGGTGCAAGGAAACTCCTGGATCAGGGTTATCCCAAAGAGATGGTTGATGCGATGAAGGGTGCCGGCACACGAACCTTTAAGGGACGCGGTGGTATGGGACTACTCGGTGTTATTGGTAAATATGGGATGTACCGGTTTAACAATTCCCTTGCCCTGGTCGATAGTCACAACAGGGGTGTTGGGCCAGACAAGGCATTGGGCGGAAGAAACTGGTCAAACTATACCTGGCATGGTGATCAGGCTCCCGGACATCCGTTCTCTCATGGATTACAGACATCGGATGTAGACATGAATGATGTACGATTCTCAAAGTTGGTAATCCAGACCGGAAAGAATCTGATTGAGAATAAAATGCCTGAGGCGCACTGGTTAACCCAGGTTTTCGAGAGAGGTGGGAAGTTGGTTGTTATTACCCCTGAGTATAGCCCGTCTGCTCAAAAGGCAGATTACTGGATACCGATCAAGTGTAATACCGATACGGCATTGTTCCTGGGGATAACCAGGATCCTCATGGATGAGAAGTTGTATGATGCAGATTATGTGAAGAAGTTTACCGATTTCCCCTTACTGGTAAGGACGGATACCCTGAAGAGGTTGCAGGCGAAAGATATCTTCCCGGATTATAAACTAGAGGATATTTCACATGGGGCAAGCTATAAGATTCACGGTTTGCATGATGACCAGAGGGAGATTATCGGGGACTTTGTGGTATGGGATGCAAAGACAAAGAGCCCAAAAGCGATTACCCGTGATGATGTAGGTGATAAGCTTGTTGCAAAGGGTATTGATCCGGCTCTCGATGGAACATTCAAGGTGAAAACAGTAGATGGCAAAGAAATAGAGGTCATGCCGCTCTTTGAGATGTATAAAATACATTTGAAGGATTACGATATTGACAGTGTCGTTGAAATGACGAACTCACCAAAGGAGTTAATCGTAAGGCTGGCACATGATATAGCAACCATTAAGCCGGTAGCAATCCATTATGGTGAGGGTATTAACCACTGGTTCCATGCAACACTTATGAATAGGTCGACCTATTTACCTCTGATGTTAACGGGGAATATCGGTTATCCTGGTTCAGGCTCTCATACCTGGGCAGGTAACTATAAGGCGGGCAATTTCCAGGCATCAAAGTGGAGTGGTCCCGGATTCTATGGATGGGTAGCAGAGGATGTGTTTAACCCGAACCTTGATCCTGATGCGCCTGCAATGGATCTCAAAGTAAAGGGGCGCGCCTATGATGAAGAAGTGGCGTACTGGAATCACAATGACAGGCCGTTAATTGTGGATACCCCCAAGTATGGACGTAAATGCTTTACGGGTAAAACCCATATGCCGACGCCAACGAAAATCATGTGGTTTACGAACGTAAACCTGGTAAACAATGCCAAGCATGTGTACCAGATGCTGAAGAATGTTAATCCTAATATCGAACAAATCATGTCGAACGATATAGAGATGACCGGCTCTATTGAATATGCCGATTTTGCATTTCCGGCAAACTCCTGGGCAGAGTTTGAGACCCATGAGATTACCACCTCATGCTCCAATCCCTTCATTCAGATATGGAAGGGCGGTATAAAACCGGTGAACGACTCTAAGGATGATGTGATGATCCTTGCGGGTATGGCAGCCAAGCTTGGAGAGCTCCTCAGAGATATGAGATTCCATGATGTTTGGAAGTTTGCCCTCGAGGGAAGACCAGAGGTCTATATCCAGAGATTATTGGATGGCAGTACGACGACAAAGGGATACAGTTTTGTTGACATCATTAATGGGAAATATGGCGAGCCAGGAGTTGCCTTGCTGCTCTACCGTACCTATCCGAGACATCCATTCTGGGAACAGGTACATGAAAGCATCCCCTTCTATACACCAACAGGGAGATTACAGGGGTACAATGATGAATCGGAGATTATAGAGTACGGTGAGAACTTTATCGTACACCGTGAAGGACCGGAGGCAACCCAGTATCTTCCGAATGTCATCGTCAGCACCAATCCGTATATCCGTCCCGATGATTATGGAATACCGGAGGATGCAGAACATTGGGATGAGAGAACGGTAAGGAACATCAAGAAGTCGTGGGCTGAGACAAAGAAAACGAAGAACTTCTTGTGGGAGAAGGGATATAAGTTCTATTGTGTAACACCGAAATCCCGCCATACGGTACATTCCCAGTGGGCGGTAACGGACTGGAACTTTATCTGGAACAACAACTTTGGCGACCCCTACCGGATGGATAAGAGAATGCCCGGCGTGGGGGAACATCAAATCCATATGAATCCGGAAGCGGCGAAGGATTTAGGAATCAATGATGGTGATTATGTGTATGTGGATGCCAACCCTGCGGACAGGCCATATGAGGGGTGGAAGCCGAGCGACCCGTTCTATAAGGTAGCGCGTCTGATGTTACGGTGTAAGTACAATCCGGCATATCCGTACGGGGTGACCATGATGAAGCACTCTGCGTGGATTTCAACAGAGCGGTCGGTGAAGGCTCATGAGACAAGACCTGATGGAAGGGCGCTATCGGCAGGCACCGGGTATCAATCAAGCTTCCGTTATGGATCACAACAGAGTATTACCAGAGATTGGTCCATGCCCATGCATCAATTGGATAGTCTGTTTCACAAAGCGAAGATTGGTATGAAGTTTGTTTTTGGTTTTGAGGCAGATAATCATGGCATCAACACAGTGCCAAAGGAGACCCTGGTAAAGATTACTAAGGCAGAGGACGGTGGTATTGGAGGTAAGGGGCTATGGGATCCGGCAAAGACAGGGTATACCGCTGGCAATGAGAATGATTTCATGAAAAAATACCTGAGCGGAGAATTAATAAAGGTGGAAAAAGCGTAA